In the genome of Deinococcus sp. KSM4-11, one region contains:
- a CDS encoding anhydro-N-acetylmuramic acid kinase, translating to MSRPPRILGLMTGTSVDGIDAVLIELPGWPEFGTASQPPALSGPAPRVTVLEHRYTPFQDDLRHALLAAGRDEARTSEITQAHFWLGEVLAEAAADLSGEADLIASHGQTIHHIPAPDAARGWHTRSTLQIGEASMIVERTGKPVISDFRPPDMAAGGQGAPLVPFADRITYAEEGVRRAVHNLGGISNLTYLPGLDGAGVIAFDTGPANALIDEAAGLFHQRFDQGGRMGALGHVADTLIRSWLDDPYLLAPPPKSTGRERWNLQALPGVFELNPEDIAATVTAFSAQTIARAYQEFVVPLGLDEIVVAGGGALNPTLMAQLRSALAPVPVVTFEERGWNSGAREAAAFAVLGYYAFQGWPNTLPGTTGARHAVIAGKLSRPSPTQR from the coding sequence GTGAGCCGCCCGCCCCGCATCCTGGGCCTGATGACCGGCACCAGCGTGGACGGCATCGATGCCGTGCTGATCGAGCTGCCCGGCTGGCCGGAGTTCGGCACGGCCAGCCAGCCTCCGGCGCTCAGCGGGCCAGCGCCGCGCGTGACGGTGCTGGAGCACCGTTACACCCCATTCCAGGACGACCTGCGCCATGCCCTGCTGGCTGCCGGCCGGGACGAGGCGCGCACCAGCGAGATCACGCAGGCGCACTTCTGGCTGGGCGAGGTGCTCGCGGAGGCCGCCGCCGACCTGTCGGGAGAGGCCGACCTGATCGCCAGCCACGGTCAGACCATCCACCACATTCCCGCGCCGGACGCGGCGCGCGGCTGGCACACCCGCTCCACGCTTCAGATCGGCGAGGCGTCCATGATCGTCGAGCGAACCGGCAAGCCCGTGATCTCCGATTTCCGGCCGCCGGACATGGCCGCCGGCGGGCAGGGGGCGCCTCTGGTTCCGTTTGCCGACCGGATCACGTACGCCGAGGAGGGCGTACGGCGCGCTGTTCACAACCTGGGCGGGATCAGCAACCTGACCTACCTGCCGGGCCTGGACGGAGCGGGCGTGATCGCCTTCGATACCGGCCCCGCGAACGCCCTGATCGACGAGGCCGCCGGACTGTTCCACCAGCGCTTCGACCAGGGGGGCCGCATGGGCGCGCTGGGGCACGTCGCGGACACCCTGATCCGCTCGTGGCTGGACGATCCCTATCTGCTGGCCCCCCCACCCAAATCCACCGGGCGGGAACGCTGGAATTTGCAGGCGCTGCCGGGCGTGTTCGAACTGAATCCAGAGGACATCGCCGCGACCGTCACGGCGTTCAGTGCCCAGACGATCGCGCGGGCGTACCAGGAGTTCGTCGTGCCGCTGGGACTCGACGAGATCGTCGTGGCGGGCGGCGGAGCCCTGAACCCGACCCTGATGGCGCAACTCCGCTCGGCGCTGGCTCCAGTTCCCGTGGTGACCTTCGAGGAGCGCGGCTGGAACTCCGGCGCGCGCGAGGCCGCCGCCTTCGCTGTGCTCGGGTATTACGCGTTCCAGGGCTGGCCGAACACGCTGCCCGGCACGACTGGCGCGCGCCACGCGGTTATCGCCGGGAAACTCTCGCGTCCCAGCCCCACGCAACGGTGA
- a CDS encoding diguanylate cyclase, with protein MLTTLFLTVCVLCTCGYLLSLTYQRWPVERSGRWYFLRLAVLGGMGVLLMHFPAVLPSGPTVDLRAVPVVFSLLRFGPLAGAVVAVPMLAVQVLGSGPLSLDSVLQGVPSVLAMLLCGAALHAGMRRAPPERRRRLRWPAAALTLAVNGVPQLLLPGGPDLMHSGYLPVLLIGVAGYVILSAMIVNRVGLLKVTSRWQSQALLDPLTGLANRRQFDQDLGNLDQGDAILAVDIDHFKRVNDTHGHAAGDKVLRAVGHALQGGLRHHDRAYRLGGEEFAVMLRHVNREQAQAVAERLRRAVEARPMAGLEVTISVGVSLVAPGDAPAAVRQADVALYRAKQRGRNRTCAWQSGDLTALDVTKTMIGII; from the coding sequence ATGCTCACCACCCTGTTCCTGACTGTCTGCGTGCTGTGCACCTGCGGGTATCTGCTGAGCCTGACCTACCAGCGCTGGCCGGTCGAACGCTCGGGCCGCTGGTACTTCCTGCGGCTGGCGGTGCTCGGCGGGATGGGCGTCCTGCTCATGCACTTCCCGGCCGTACTGCCCTCCGGCCCGACGGTGGATCTGCGGGCCGTGCCCGTCGTGTTCTCATTGCTGCGCTTCGGGCCGCTCGCGGGCGCCGTGGTGGCCGTCCCCATGCTGGCCGTTCAGGTGCTGGGCAGCGGCCCCCTCTCGCTGGACTCGGTCTTGCAGGGCGTGCCCAGCGTGCTGGCCATGCTGCTGTGCGGCGCCGCCCTGCACGCCGGGATGCGGCGGGCGCCGCCGGAACGCAGGCGCCGCCTGCGCTGGCCGGCCGCTGCGCTGACCCTGGCCGTGAACGGTGTGCCGCAACTGCTGCTGCCAGGCGGCCCTGACCTCATGCACAGCGGCTACCTGCCGGTGCTGCTCATAGGCGTTGCCGGATACGTGATCCTGAGTGCCATGATCGTGAACCGCGTGGGCCTGCTGAAGGTCACCTCGCGCTGGCAGTCCCAGGCGCTCCTCGATCCCCTGACCGGCCTCGCCAACCGCCGGCAGTTCGACCAGGATCTCGGGAATCTCGACCAGGGAGACGCGATCCTCGCGGTGGATATCGACCACTTCAAGCGCGTGAACGACACGCACGGGCACGCCGCCGGCGACAAGGTGCTGCGCGCGGTCGGACACGCCCTGCAGGGCGGCCTGCGCCACCACGACCGCGCCTACCGGCTGGGCGGTGAGGAGTTCGCGGTGATGCTCCGGCACGTGAACCGCGAGCAGGCGCAGGCCGTGGCGGAACGCCTGCGACGCGCGGTCGAGGCCAGACCCATGGCGGGCCTGGAGGTCACCATCAGCGTCGGCGTCAGCCTGGTCGCGCCGGGTGACGCGCCCGCCGCCGTGCGTCAGGCTGACGTCGCCCTGTACCGCGCCAAGCAGAGGGGCCGTAACCGCACCTGCGCGTGGCAGTCCGGCGACCTGACCGCGCTGGACGTGACCAAGACGATGATCGGCATCATCTAA
- a CDS encoding VWA domain-containing protein, with product MFIWPWALALLVLLPPLVWIYLRGLPKPARAAAIHPDLALLARAQGRPHPVRRHLPSALYLGAVGLALLAVSRPQAAVPLPDDRTAIMLVLDVSRSMRAQDIEPSRFVAAQQAARSFVKSLPAGTRVGLASFAGSSLLNAPPTSRHEQVLAAIDGLTLGSSTAIGDGLLEALNALVDGTARAPTADQKPAAAIVLLSDGRNNSGVDPLQAASRVKTSGIKVYTVGLGTAGESLRSDRWNPPGRSLDAATLQQIATTTGGRYYEARSASQLSSVYREMGRSLAWKMEWREVSGIVGALAGLLLLGSLGLSQRYTRRLQ from the coding sequence ATGTTCATCTGGCCGTGGGCCCTGGCCCTGCTCGTCCTCCTGCCCCCACTGGTCTGGATCTACCTGCGCGGCCTGCCGAAGCCCGCGCGGGCCGCCGCCATCCACCCGGATCTGGCGCTGCTGGCCCGCGCCCAGGGCCGCCCGCATCCCGTCCGGCGGCACTTGCCCTCGGCACTGTACCTGGGGGCGGTGGGGCTGGCCCTGCTGGCGGTGAGCCGTCCCCAGGCCGCCGTGCCGCTGCCGGACGACCGCACGGCCATCATGCTGGTGCTGGACGTCTCCCGCTCCATGCGCGCCCAGGACATCGAACCCAGCCGCTTCGTGGCCGCCCAGCAGGCCGCCCGGTCGTTCGTGAAATCCCTGCCGGCCGGCACGCGGGTGGGCCTGGCCTCCTTCGCCGGGTCGTCCCTGCTGAATGCGCCGCCCACCAGCCGCCATGAGCAGGTGCTGGCGGCCATCGACGGTCTCACGCTGGGCTCCAGCACTGCCATTGGCGACGGCCTCCTTGAAGCCCTGAACGCCCTGGTCGACGGGACAGCCAGGGCGCCCACGGCGGATCAGAAACCCGCCGCTGCCATCGTGCTGCTGTCGGACGGCCGCAACAACAGCGGCGTCGACCCGCTCCAGGCGGCCTCCCGTGTCAAGACCTCCGGCATCAAGGTGTACACCGTCGGGCTAGGTACGGCCGGCGAATCGCTGCGCAGCGACCGCTGGAATCCGCCCGGCAGAAGCCTGGACGCCGCCACCCTGCAGCAGATCGCCACGACCACCGGCGGGCGCTACTACGAGGCGCGTTCGGCGTCTCAGCTCAGCTCGGTGTACCGGGAGATGGGCCGCTCCCTGGCGTGGAAGATGGAGTGGCGCGAGGTCTCCGGGATCGTCGGTGCCCTGGCCGGCCTGCTGCTGCTGGGCAGTCTGGGCCTGTCCCAACGCTATACCCGCCGCCTGCAGTGA
- a CDS encoding VWA domain-containing protein, with product MTFDAPLLLWLLVLLPVALVALRVWARQRDRRRRAYADPALLGAALHDAAPRQTRWPQALQLGALGLLLLGAAQPVAPVRLPSNQAAVMIALDTSRSMLADDVRPTRLAAAQGVIREFLRLSPSSTHIGFLTFSDRAAVLVAPTTDRRAVLDALARVKPAQATSLAGALVSAVRALPGREAATPPPELEGTSSGSGAAPQGPFPPGAVLLLSDGISNRGGSPLIAARFASMYDVKVYAVALGREGGAVSQIGGQMVFVPFDSRGLQRLSQLTSGEFLDTPDPGELQGISRSLGTAIRWTTTPLTLSAPLAGLAALLLIVGGGLGFRWHRRIP from the coding sequence ATGACCTTCGACGCACCGCTGCTGCTGTGGCTGCTCGTGCTGCTGCCGGTGGCCCTCGTGGCCCTGCGGGTCTGGGCCCGCCAGCGTGACCGGCGGCGGCGCGCATACGCCGACCCGGCGCTGCTCGGGGCTGCCCTCCATGACGCGGCGCCCCGGCAGACCCGCTGGCCGCAGGCGCTGCAACTGGGCGCGCTGGGCCTGCTGCTGCTGGGCGCCGCGCAGCCGGTCGCGCCGGTGCGGCTGCCCTCCAACCAGGCTGCCGTGATGATCGCGCTCGACACCTCGCGGTCCATGCTGGCCGACGATGTCCGCCCGACCCGGCTGGCCGCCGCCCAGGGTGTCATCCGGGAATTCCTGCGCCTGTCCCCGTCGTCCACGCACATCGGGTTCCTGACCTTCTCGGATCGCGCGGCGGTGCTGGTGGCGCCCACCACAGACCGGCGGGCCGTGCTGGACGCCCTGGCGCGCGTGAAGCCCGCCCAGGCGACCTCGCTGGCCGGGGCACTGGTAAGCGCCGTGCGGGCCCTGCCGGGCCGGGAAGCGGCCACGCCCCCGCCCGAACTGGAGGGCACATCTTCCGGGAGCGGCGCCGCCCCGCAGGGCCCGTTTCCGCCCGGCGCGGTGCTGCTGCTCTCGGACGGGATCTCCAACCGGGGGGGCAGTCCGCTGATCGCCGCGCGCTTCGCCTCGATGTACGACGTGAAGGTGTACGCCGTGGCGCTGGGCCGTGAAGGCGGCGCCGTGAGCCAGATCGGGGGGCAGATGGTGTTCGTGCCCTTCGACAGCCGGGGCCTCCAGCGGCTCTCCCAGCTCACGAGCGGCGAATTCCTCGACACGCCCGACCCCGGCGAACTGCAGGGGATCTCCCGCAGCCTGGGCACTGCGATCCGCTGGACGACCACGCCCCTGACCCTGAGCGCGCCCCTCGCTGGGCTGGCCGCCCTCCTGCTGATCGTGGGCGGCGGGCTGGGCTTCAGGTGGCACCGGAGGATCCCGTGA
- a CDS encoding MoxR family ATPase: MPDAAPLTPLPPEAVTQAAARLRTLLFEVKKVIVGQDLLLERLLVALLARGHVLVEGVPGLAKTLTIQTTAQAIGATFKRIQFTPDLVPADLIGTRIYNQQTGEFQVELGPVFAQLILADEINRAPAKIQSALLEAMQERQVTIGTQTFRLPDPFLVLATQNPIESEGTYFLPEAQVDRFMFKVIISYPGVHEEITIVERVSQTFPAITEQLSGEELRALQAMADQVYVPPAVIEYAVTLARATRSPADVGLPDLQRAVAYGASPRGSVNLILGAKALAIVRGREYVLPEDVRDLAPEVLRHRIIPSYEGMAEEIRLEDLVTRVIAAVPLPRVHMGDPHGTRPPDGPRDDLS, translated from the coding sequence ATCCCCGACGCTGCTCCCCTGACGCCGCTGCCGCCGGAGGCGGTCACTCAGGCTGCCGCCCGTCTGCGCACGCTGCTGTTCGAGGTCAAGAAGGTGATCGTCGGGCAGGATCTGCTGCTGGAGCGGCTGCTGGTGGCGCTGCTCGCCCGGGGGCATGTGCTGGTCGAGGGCGTACCGGGGCTGGCCAAGACCCTCACGATCCAGACGACCGCGCAGGCCATCGGGGCCACCTTCAAACGCATTCAGTTCACGCCGGACCTCGTGCCTGCCGACCTGATCGGGACGCGCATCTACAACCAGCAGACGGGTGAGTTTCAGGTCGAACTGGGGCCGGTGTTCGCCCAGCTGATCCTGGCCGACGAGATCAACCGCGCGCCCGCGAAGATCCAGTCGGCGCTGCTGGAGGCCATGCAGGAGCGGCAGGTCACGATCGGCACCCAGACCTTCCGGCTGCCCGATCCGTTCCTGGTGCTCGCCACGCAGAACCCCATCGAGTCGGAGGGCACGTACTTCCTGCCGGAAGCGCAGGTCGATCGCTTCATGTTCAAGGTGATCATCAGCTATCCGGGTGTCCACGAGGAAATCACCATCGTGGAGCGGGTGTCGCAGACGTTCCCGGCCATCACGGAGCAGCTGTCCGGGGAGGAACTGCGGGCCTTGCAGGCCATGGCCGACCAGGTGTACGTGCCCCCGGCCGTGATCGAGTACGCGGTGACCCTGGCGCGGGCGACGCGTTCCCCCGCCGACGTGGGCCTGCCGGACCTGCAACGCGCGGTCGCGTACGGGGCCAGTCCGCGCGGCAGCGTGAACCTGATCCTGGGGGCCAAGGCGCTCGCCATCGTGCGAGGCCGCGAGTACGTGCTGCCCGAGGACGTGCGTGACCTCGCTCCGGAGGTGCTGCGCCACCGCATCATTCCGTCGTATGAGGGCATGGCCGAGGAGATCCGGCTCGAAGACCTCGTGACCCGCGTGATCGCCGCCGTGCCCCTGCCGCGCGTGCACATGGGCGACCCGCACGGCACCCGCCCGCCGGACGGGCCACGAGATGACCTTTCTTAG
- a CDS encoding EAL domain-containing protein, translating to MTAVPIAPQLPNRFPHDPDAVLAGGDVAAALATLLSRLPTVLGARLYRRGHDGQRRVWAALHAAPGVGHDDLLTVQEVLNMPGSDGVTGGVELHLDVPSSEAPCIRAVLTGLLPPLCAQLTALELVEAAAADRRELALLDRALRALDVATEQNTLFQKVIDAVHDLLEVEHVGIGLVNGEVLSLREVAGQGEWIQHFPLGAGVAGQVIRSGHAALIEDVTTNPDYYPMHPGVVSEICVPLFDAGRVVAALNVESVGRRLGVRDLRPLLTLGVWLGRALERRRVQAETERQRLALGLLHDLRTSFDRAADEGAAIRAVVEGLSRTFGYSHVSAYTVRGDEAVLEHQIGYARVIDRIPLARGVMGRCCRTGQVQWLQDAAHDPDVLRAEDTVTSELCVPLVIAGQVIGAVNVETLRDHAPLQAWDREIIESVAGYLQQALERHHLHERARAQEATYRLLAEHTTDLVCLHAPDGSLTYISPSVQSVLGYAPEELLGHTPWIVLTPEAAHELAQGTRTSFETRRWQTNHRAGHRVWLDTTITRIAGDESGVYLSCSRDVTQRQRDQEELEWAATHDSLTRLTNRAQLYASLEREMARARQSGQPDYAVLYLDMNRFKVVNDSLGHSAGDELLQAFAQRLRASMRQGDLVCRLGGDEFAVLMTGLRLPGLEDVQAAAQRLLRALDEPFMLRGHAVRVTVSIGIAPGEPQHATPADILRDADLSMYRAKRDPHHGVATFSADMHDHAVRQLTLEAHLPHAAARGELEVVYQPIVALEGGETTAMEALVRWRHPTLGVVSPLDFIPLAEELEVISSLGAFVLEDACRTFAGVPGACRVQVNVSPRQFRGATFVRTVRDVLARTGLPPTRLGLEITESALVEDIDEAARTLGELRALGICVQIDDFGTGHSSLAFLHRFPVDALKVDRAFIAKLGEDEVSADLVRTVLLLGQALRVQVIAEGIETPAQRNHLIALGCRSGQGYLFSRPLDRSAALAWVGAPPG from the coding sequence ATGACCGCCGTGCCCATCGCCCCCCAGCTTCCCAACCGTTTCCCCCATGATCCGGATGCTGTCCTGGCGGGCGGGGACGTGGCTGCGGCGCTGGCCACGCTGCTGAGCCGCCTGCCGACGGTTCTGGGGGCGCGGCTGTACCGCCGCGGCCATGACGGCCAGAGGCGGGTGTGGGCAGCCCTACATGCGGCGCCCGGTGTGGGTCACGACGACCTCCTGACAGTTCAGGAAGTCCTGAACATGCCGGGATCGGACGGCGTGACCGGAGGGGTCGAACTGCACCTGGACGTGCCCAGCTCAGAGGCGCCGTGCATCCGGGCCGTCCTGACTGGCCTTCTGCCCCCCCTGTGCGCCCAGCTGACCGCGCTGGAACTGGTAGAGGCGGCGGCGGCGGACCGCCGGGAACTGGCCCTGCTGGATCGCGCCCTGCGCGCCCTGGACGTGGCGACCGAACAGAACACGCTGTTCCAGAAGGTGATCGACGCGGTGCACGACCTGCTGGAAGTCGAGCACGTCGGTATCGGCCTGGTGAATGGCGAGGTGCTGAGCCTGCGCGAGGTCGCGGGTCAGGGCGAGTGGATCCAGCACTTCCCGCTGGGCGCGGGCGTGGCCGGTCAGGTGATCCGCAGCGGTCACGCCGCCCTGATCGAGGACGTGACCACGAACCCCGACTACTACCCCATGCATCCGGGCGTGGTGAGCGAGATCTGCGTTCCGCTGTTCGACGCCGGACGGGTCGTGGCGGCGCTGAACGTGGAGAGCGTCGGCCGGCGGCTGGGGGTGCGCGACCTGAGGCCCCTGCTGACGCTGGGCGTCTGGCTGGGTCGCGCGCTCGAGCGCCGCCGGGTGCAGGCCGAGACGGAACGCCAGCGGCTGGCCCTGGGCCTGCTACATGACCTGCGCACCTCCTTCGACCGCGCAGCCGACGAGGGAGCCGCCATCCGCGCGGTCGTGGAGGGCCTGAGCCGCACCTTCGGGTACTCGCACGTGAGCGCGTACACGGTGCGTGGCGACGAGGCCGTCCTGGAGCACCAGATCGGCTACGCGCGGGTCATTGACCGCATTCCGCTGGCGCGGGGCGTGATGGGCCGCTGCTGCCGCACCGGGCAGGTGCAGTGGCTCCAGGACGCCGCACACGACCCGGACGTGCTGCGCGCTGAAGACACGGTCACGTCCGAGCTGTGCGTGCCGCTGGTGATCGCCGGGCAGGTGATCGGCGCCGTGAACGTGGAGACGCTGCGGGATCATGCGCCGCTGCAGGCGTGGGATCGGGAGATCATCGAGTCGGTGGCCGGGTACCTGCAGCAGGCGCTGGAACGCCACCACCTGCACGAGCGGGCGAGGGCGCAGGAGGCCACCTACCGCCTGCTGGCCGAGCACACCACGGACTTGGTGTGCCTGCATGCCCCGGATGGCTCCCTGACGTACATCAGCCCCAGTGTCCAGAGTGTGCTCGGCTACGCGCCCGAGGAACTGCTGGGCCACACGCCGTGGATCGTCCTGACGCCCGAGGCTGCCCACGAACTGGCCCAGGGCACCCGCACCTCCTTCGAAACGCGACGCTGGCAAACCAACCACCGCGCCGGGCATCGGGTCTGGCTGGACACGACCATCACCCGGATCGCGGGCGACGAGTCCGGCGTGTACCTCTCGTGCTCGCGCGATGTCACGCAGCGGCAACGCGATCAGGAGGAACTGGAGTGGGCCGCCACGCACGACAGCCTGACGCGCCTCACCAACCGCGCGCAGCTGTACGCCTCGCTGGAACGCGAGATGGCCCGCGCCCGGCAGTCCGGGCAGCCGGACTACGCGGTGCTGTACCTCGACATGAACCGGTTCAAGGTCGTGAACGACAGCCTGGGCCACAGCGCCGGCGATGAGCTGCTGCAGGCCTTCGCCCAGCGGCTGCGCGCCAGCATGCGCCAGGGTGACCTGGTCTGCCGCCTCGGCGGGGACGAGTTCGCCGTGCTGATGACCGGCCTGCGCCTGCCGGGCCTGGAGGACGTGCAGGCCGCCGCCCAGCGCCTGCTGCGTGCGCTGGACGAGCCGTTCATGCTTCGCGGGCACGCGGTGCGCGTCACGGTCAGTATCGGCATCGCGCCGGGCGAGCCGCAGCACGCCACGCCCGCCGACATCCTGCGCGACGCCGACCTGAGCATGTACCGCGCCAAACGCGACCCGCACCACGGCGTCGCCACCTTCAGCGCCGACATGCACGACCACGCCGTGCGGCAGCTGACCCTGGAAGCGCACCTGCCGCACGCGGCCGCGCGCGGGGAACTGGAAGTCGTGTACCAGCCGATCGTGGCCCTGGAGGGCGGCGAGACCACCGCCATGGAGGCCCTGGTTCGCTGGCGGCACCCGACGCTGGGCGTGGTCTCCCCGCTGGACTTCATTCCGCTGGCAGAGGAGCTGGAGGTCATCTCCAGCCTCGGGGCCTTCGTGCTGGAGGACGCCTGCCGCACCTTCGCCGGCGTGCCCGGGGCGTGCCGCGTGCAGGTGAACGTCTCTCCCCGGCAGTTCCGGGGGGCGACCTTCGTGCGAACGGTGCGGGACGTGCTGGCCCGCACCGGCCTGCCCCCCACCCGGCTGGGCCTGGAAATCACGGAGAGCGCCTTGGTCGAGGACATCGACGAGGCCGCCCGCACCCTGGGGGAACTGCGTGCCCTGGGCATCTGCGTGCAGATCGACGATTTCGGCACGGGGCACTCCAGCCTGGCGTTCCTGCACCGCTTCCCGGTGGACGCCCTGAAGGTCGACCGGGCCTTCATCGCGAAACTCGGTGAGGACGAGGTCAGCGCGGATCTGGTTCGAACCGTGCTGCTGCTCGGGCAGGCGTTACGCGTACAGGTGATCGCCGAGGGCATCGAGACGCCCGCCCAGCGGAACCACCTGATCGCCCTGGGCTGCCGCAGCGGGCAGGGCTACCTGTTCTCCCGCCCGCTCGACCGCAGCGCGGCGCTCGCGTGGGTGGGCGCGCCGCCCGGCTGA
- a CDS encoding DUF58 domain-containing protein has protein sequence MTFLRRRPARPVPPPPRAEVRPPPELPAQLLRRLEFKVVRRLDGFLFGDYRGLFYGPSLDLAEVREYQPGDEVRRIDWNVTARSGRLHVRQYQEERELTTWLLVDTSASMNFGTRRVLKQDLAREFAGVAALIVTRHGDRLGALTFGPAAGMATPRHGRAQALAVMALLSRQAAPGPVSGDRTTLEAALTTAGHLMRRRSLVFVVSDFLEAVPPGGRGWTGALGRLAQRHDVVAVRISDPVERALPDVGGLRVRDPETGEELWLDTSSPQVRAAHARLVEERDSALRRALRAARVDLLDLGTERDPVGPLLRFVSARRGRRP, from the coding sequence ATGACCTTTCTTAGACGCCGCCCGGCCCGCCCGGTGCCCCCCCCGCCCCGCGCCGAGGTGCGGCCGCCGCCGGAACTGCCGGCACAGTTGCTGCGAAGGCTGGAATTCAAGGTGGTGCGTCGCCTGGACGGGTTTCTGTTCGGCGATTACCGGGGGCTGTTCTACGGCCCCAGCCTGGACCTTGCCGAGGTGCGCGAGTACCAGCCGGGCGACGAGGTGCGCCGCATCGACTGGAACGTGACCGCGCGCAGTGGGCGGCTGCACGTGCGGCAGTACCAGGAGGAGCGCGAGCTGACCACCTGGCTGCTCGTCGACACGTCCGCGTCGATGAACTTCGGCACCCGCCGCGTGCTCAAGCAGGATCTGGCGCGGGAATTCGCTGGGGTGGCGGCCCTGATCGTCACCCGCCACGGCGACCGGCTCGGCGCGCTCACCTTCGGCCCGGCCGCCGGGATGGCCACGCCCCGCCACGGGCGGGCGCAGGCGCTGGCCGTGATGGCCCTGCTGTCCCGCCAGGCCGCGCCCGGCCCGGTTTCAGGCGACCGCACGACCCTGGAAGCGGCCCTGACGACCGCCGGCCACCTGATGCGCCGCCGCTCGCTGGTCTTCGTGGTCTCCGATTTCCTGGAGGCGGTGCCGCCCGGTGGCCGTGGCTGGACCGGCGCCCTGGGACGGTTGGCGCAGCGGCACGACGTGGTGGCCGTGCGCATCTCCGACCCGGTCGAGCGGGCGCTGCCGGATGTGGGCGGCCTGCGTGTCCGCGATCCGGAGACCGGCGAGGAACTGTGGCTGGACACCTCCAGTCCGCAGGTGCGCGCCGCGCACGCCCGGCTGGTGGAGGAACGTGACAGTGCGCTGCGCCGGGCCCTGCGGGCGGCGCGGGTGGATCTCCTCGACCTAGGAACCGAACGTGATCCGGTCGGGCCGCTGCTGCGCTTCGTGTCGGCCCGCCGGGGGCGGCGGCCATGA